Proteins encoded in a region of the Pseudomonas shahriarae genome:
- a CDS encoding EVE domain-containing protein — protein sequence MAYWLMKSEPDELSIKGLEKLGEARWDGVRNYQARNFLRAMAVGDAFFFYHSSCPEPGIAGVGKIIEAAYPDPTALEADSHYFDAKATPEKNPWSAITVAHVETFPNVLGLGYLKQQTALAELPLVQKGSRLSVMPVTAQQWAAVMALR from the coding sequence ATGGCCTATTGGCTGATGAAGTCCGAGCCCGATGAGCTGTCCATCAAGGGCCTGGAGAAACTCGGCGAGGCGCGCTGGGATGGCGTGCGCAATTACCAGGCACGCAACTTCCTGCGGGCCATGGCCGTGGGTGACGCGTTCTTCTTTTACCACTCCAGTTGCCCCGAACCGGGGATTGCCGGTGTAGGGAAAATCATTGAGGCGGCTTATCCGGACCCGACAGCGCTGGAAGCTGACAGCCATTACTTCGATGCCAAGGCCACCCCGGAAAAAAATCCATGGAGCGCCATTACAGTGGCGCATGTCGAGACCTTCCCCAACGTTCTCGGGCTGGGCTACCTCAAGCAACAGACGGCCCTGGCCGAACTGCCGCTGGTGCAAAAAGGCAGTCGTTTGTCGGTGATGCCGGTGACGGCCCAGCAATGGGCGGCGGTAATGGCCTTGCGTTAA
- a CDS encoding HlyD family secretion protein, translated as MSTSHRSSHFFAFLLILLLVAAGGFGYWKSTLDRLPEGLNMGNGRLESTEVQIATKIPGRLAEVRVDEGDKVLKGQLLARIDTRTLEAQRSQAEAEVLRAKENFAAAEANVQLRQSENLLASQELKRTQELYRRGFASAQLIDQQQARQNTGNAAVTAAQAQVNAVKAAIGAAQAQVAQLTSEIEDSSLRAPIDGIIQLRLAEPGEVLGAGGRVLLLIDPNDQYMNLYLPASVTGRLTVGSEARIVLDALPDQPLPAKISFVAAKSQFTPKEVETRDERQKLVFRVKLRLTQPSAVPQAKPGMPGAGYVRTADLDWPANLQ; from the coding sequence ATGTCGACGTCACATCGCAGTTCGCACTTCTTTGCCTTTCTCCTGATTCTATTGCTGGTGGCCGCCGGTGGCTTCGGCTACTGGAAGTCCACCCTGGACCGCCTGCCGGAAGGTTTGAACATGGGCAATGGCCGGCTGGAATCCACCGAAGTGCAGATCGCCACCAAGATCCCCGGCCGCCTGGCTGAAGTGCGGGTCGATGAAGGCGACAAAGTGCTCAAGGGCCAACTGCTGGCGCGTATCGACACCCGCACCCTCGAAGCCCAGCGTTCCCAGGCCGAGGCCGAAGTGCTGCGCGCCAAGGAGAACTTCGCCGCCGCCGAAGCCAACGTGCAATTGCGCCAGAGCGAAAACCTGCTGGCCAGCCAGGAACTCAAGCGCACCCAGGAGCTGTACCGCCGCGGCTTCGCCAGCGCACAGCTGATCGACCAGCAACAGGCACGGCAGAACACCGGCAATGCGGCGGTGACGGCAGCCCAGGCCCAGGTCAATGCGGTCAAGGCCGCCATCGGTGCGGCCCAGGCCCAGGTGGCACAACTGACCAGCGAGATCGAAGACAGCAGCCTGCGCGCGCCCATCGACGGCATCATCCAGTTGCGCCTGGCCGAACCTGGCGAAGTGCTCGGTGCCGGCGGGCGCGTGTTGCTGCTGATAGATCCGAATGACCAGTACATGAACCTCTACCTGCCCGCCTCCGTCACCGGTCGCCTGACCGTGGGCAGTGAAGCGCGGATCGTGCTCGATGCCCTGCCGGATCAACCCCTGCCGGCGAAAATCAGCTTTGTCGCCGCCAAGTCGCAGTTCACCCCCAAAGAAGTGGAAACCCGCGACGAGCGCCAGAAACTGGTGTTCCGCGTCAAACTGCGCCTGACTCAACCGAGCGCCGTGCCCCAGGCCAAGCCCGGCATGCCCGGCGCCGGCTATGTGCGCACCGCCGACCTGGACTGGCCGGCCAACCTGCAATGA
- the rbbA gene encoding ribosome-associated ATPase/putative transporter RbbA, giving the protein MTGLALHATGINHRYGKQQALIDIAFSLPAGTRCGLIGPDGAGKSSLLGLIAGVKKLQDGDLQVLGGSIEDRRHRNSLYPLIAFMPQGLGGNLYPELSISENIRFFATLFGLSKADCEQRMHNLLLATDLARFADRPAGKLSGGMKQKLGLCCALIHDPDLLILDEPTTGVDPLSRRRFWELVETVRSERPQLTLLVATAYMEEAEQFEHCLMLDRGKLIADGLSRELAAVTPSGKLDEAFTHFQGDSAHNNQPLVIPPRANDNTDIAIEAHDLTLRFGDFTAVNKVSFAIGRGEIFGFLGSNGCGKTTTMKVLTGLMPASEGSATLLGNPVNAKDLATRKRVGFMSQSFSLYGELSVRQNLVLHAQLFDLPKADSGPRIEELIQRFDLGSVAEQPSGELPLGLRQRLSLAVAVLHRPEVLILDEPTSGVDPAARDDFWRLLVELSREQGVTIFLSTHFMNEAQRCDRISLMHAGKVLACDTPDALQQHFHGETLEAAFVTCLEQAQEAPEAAAPSATVSTPTTPPVSKRGFSLARLLAVASREGKELLRDKVRMAFALLGAIFMMVIFGYGISLDVEKLAFAVYDQDQTPQSRAYLEAFRSSRYFAEQPSISDSAELHRRLQRSEIKLALEIPPGFGRDLYAGRQPAVAAWLDGGMPFRAETSRNYVEAVHQANLQQLAELNSSPRAQPAAARLETRFRYNQDVVSVNAIGPGVMALILAFIPAMLTALGIVREKELGSITNFYATPLTRLEFLLGKQAPYLVISLINLALLVAMNRWLFGVPFKGSGVTLAFGGLLYVLATTSMGLLISAFTRTQIAAILGTMIITSLPTIQFSGLIVPRSSLEGAAALMGMLFPAGYFLDVAVGTFTKALDLRQLWPQCLALFGFFLGFTGLSLVMLKKQEA; this is encoded by the coding sequence ATGACCGGGCTGGCGCTGCACGCCACGGGCATCAACCACCGCTACGGCAAGCAACAGGCGCTGATCGACATCGCCTTCAGCCTGCCGGCCGGTACCCGCTGCGGGTTGATCGGCCCGGATGGCGCGGGCAAGTCGAGCCTGTTGGGCTTGATCGCCGGGGTGAAAAAACTGCAGGACGGTGACTTGCAGGTGCTGGGCGGCTCCATCGAAGACCGCCGCCACCGCAACAGCCTGTACCCGCTGATCGCGTTTATGCCCCAGGGCCTGGGCGGCAACCTGTACCCCGAGCTGTCCATCAGCGAGAACATCCGTTTTTTCGCCACCCTGTTTGGCCTGTCCAAAGCCGATTGCGAGCAGCGCATGCACAACCTGCTGCTGGCCACCGACCTGGCACGCTTCGCCGACCGGCCGGCGGGCAAACTGTCGGGCGGGATGAAGCAAAAACTGGGGCTGTGCTGCGCGCTGATCCACGACCCGGACTTGCTGATCCTCGATGAACCCACCACCGGCGTCGACCCTTTGTCACGCCGGCGCTTCTGGGAACTGGTAGAAACCGTACGCAGCGAACGCCCGCAACTGACGCTGCTGGTGGCCACGGCCTACATGGAAGAAGCCGAGCAGTTCGAGCACTGCCTGATGCTCGACCGCGGCAAGCTGATCGCCGATGGCCTGAGCCGCGAACTGGCGGCGGTCACGCCCAGCGGCAAGCTGGATGAGGCCTTCACCCATTTCCAGGGCGACAGCGCGCACAACAACCAGCCGCTGGTGATCCCTCCTCGGGCAAACGACAACACCGACATCGCCATCGAAGCCCACGACCTGACCCTGCGCTTTGGCGACTTTACGGCAGTCAACAAGGTCAGCTTCGCCATTGGCCGTGGCGAGATCTTCGGCTTTCTCGGCTCCAACGGCTGCGGCAAGACCACCACCATGAAAGTCCTCACCGGGCTGATGCCGGCCAGTGAAGGCAGCGCCACACTGCTGGGCAACCCGGTAAATGCCAAGGACCTGGCAACCCGCAAGCGCGTGGGCTTTATGTCCCAGAGCTTCTCGCTGTACGGCGAGCTCAGCGTGCGCCAGAACCTGGTGCTGCACGCACAGTTGTTCGACCTGCCCAAGGCCGACAGCGGCCCGCGCATCGAAGAATTGATCCAGCGTTTTGACCTGGGCAGTGTCGCCGAACAACCCTCCGGCGAGCTGCCCCTGGGTTTGCGCCAGCGCCTGTCCCTGGCCGTGGCGGTGTTGCATCGCCCGGAAGTGCTGATCCTCGACGAACCCACGTCCGGTGTGGACCCCGCCGCGCGCGACGATTTCTGGCGTTTGCTGGTGGAGTTGTCCCGCGAGCAAGGGGTGACGATTTTTCTCTCCACCCACTTTATGAACGAAGCCCAGCGCTGCGACCGCATCTCGTTGATGCACGCCGGCAAGGTGCTGGCCTGCGACACCCCGGACGCCCTGCAGCAACACTTCCACGGCGAGACCCTGGAAGCCGCATTTGTCACCTGTCTGGAACAAGCCCAGGAAGCCCCAGAAGCCGCCGCGCCCAGCGCAACCGTCAGCACTCCGACCACGCCGCCAGTCAGCAAGCGCGGCTTCAGCCTGGCCCGCCTGCTGGCAGTGGCCAGTCGCGAAGGCAAGGAGTTGTTGCGCGACAAAGTGCGCATGGCCTTTGCCCTGCTCGGGGCGATTTTCATGATGGTGATCTTCGGCTACGGCATTTCCCTTGACGTGGAGAAGCTCGCCTTCGCCGTGTATGACCAGGACCAGACGCCACAAAGCCGCGCCTATCTGGAGGCCTTTCGCAGTTCGCGCTACTTCGCCGAACAACCGTCGATCAGCGATTCGGCCGAGCTGCACCGGCGCCTGCAACGCTCGGAAATCAAACTCGCCTTGGAGATTCCTCCCGGATTTGGCCGCGACCTGTACGCCGGGCGCCAACCGGCAGTGGCCGCCTGGCTGGATGGCGGCATGCCGTTTCGCGCCGAGACCAGCCGCAACTATGTCGAAGCGGTACACCAGGCCAATCTGCAGCAGTTGGCGGAACTCAACAGCTCCCCGCGAGCCCAGCCCGCCGCCGCCAGACTGGAGACGCGCTTTCGCTATAACCAGGACGTGGTCAGCGTAAATGCCATCGGCCCCGGCGTGATGGCACTGATCCTGGCGTTTATCCCGGCCATGCTCACCGCCCTGGGCATCGTGCGCGAGAAGGAGCTGGGGTCGATCACTAACTTCTACGCCACACCGCTGACCCGCCTGGAGTTTCTCCTCGGCAAGCAGGCGCCGTATCTGGTTATCAGCCTGATCAACCTGGCGCTGCTGGTGGCGATGAACCGCTGGCTGTTCGGCGTGCCGTTCAAGGGCAGTGGCGTGACCCTGGCGTTTGGCGGCCTGCTGTATGTGCTGGCCACCACCAGCATGGGCCTGCTGATTTCTGCGTTCACCCGCACCCAGATCGCAGCGATTCTCGGCACCATGATCATCACCAGCCTACCGACCATCCAGTTCTCCGGGCTGATCGTGCCGCGCTCGTCCCTGGAAGGGGCGGCCGCGCTGATGGGCATGCTGTTTCCCGCCGGCTACTTCCTGGATGTCGCCGTCGGCACCTTTACCAAAGCCCTGGACCTGCGCCAGCTGTGGCCACAGTGCCTGGCGCTGTTCGGGTTTTTCCTGGGGTTCACCGGGCTGAGCCTGGTGATGCTCAAGAAGCAGGAGGCCTGA
- a CDS encoding ABC transporter permease — MHKFAHILRLGIKELTSLRHDSVLLLFLFYAFTVAIYMPAAGSVIGVHNASVAFVDEDHGQLSRQLAEALQPPEFQPAVPLAYDQLDKVMDSGQYTFVINVPANFQADLLAGRQPSVQVNVDATAMSQAFMGAGYIGRIFQRELLTYSGQADTSQRAPATLTTRALFNTNLEGGWFLAVIQIVNNITILAIVLTGTALLREREHGTLDHLLVLPLTALEIMLAKIWSNMLVVVLCTWLSLEVVVKGMLGVPLAGSLSLFLLVTALYLFASTALGIFLATLARSTPQFGLLAIPVIIPMLLLSGGSTPLDSMPEWLQWVMQGSPSTHFVSLSAAILFRDAGVSVVWPDLLALAGIGLLFFAVALARFRKSLAS; from the coding sequence ATGCATAAGTTCGCCCATATCCTGCGCCTGGGAATCAAAGAGCTCACCAGCTTGCGCCACGACAGCGTGTTGCTGCTGTTTCTGTTCTACGCCTTCACCGTCGCCATTTATATGCCAGCGGCCGGTTCAGTGATTGGCGTGCATAACGCCAGCGTGGCCTTTGTCGATGAAGACCATGGCCAATTGTCACGCCAACTGGCCGAAGCCCTGCAACCACCAGAATTCCAGCCCGCCGTGCCACTGGCCTACGACCAGTTGGATAAGGTCATGGACAGCGGCCAGTACACTTTCGTGATCAACGTGCCGGCCAATTTCCAGGCCGACCTCCTGGCCGGCCGCCAGCCGAGCGTTCAGGTCAATGTGGATGCCACGGCGATGAGCCAGGCCTTTATGGGCGCGGGCTATATCGGGCGGATCTTCCAGCGTGAATTGCTGACCTACAGCGGCCAGGCGGACACCAGCCAGCGCGCACCGGCGACCCTCACCACCCGGGCATTGTTCAACACCAACCTGGAAGGCGGCTGGTTCCTGGCGGTGATCCAGATCGTCAACAACATCACCATCCTCGCCATCGTCCTGACCGGCACCGCGCTACTGCGCGAACGCGAACATGGCACCCTCGACCATTTGCTGGTGCTGCCGCTGACCGCCCTGGAAATCATGCTGGCAAAAATCTGGAGCAACATGCTGGTGGTGGTGCTGTGTACCTGGCTGTCACTGGAAGTGGTGGTCAAGGGCATGCTCGGCGTGCCGCTGGCCGGCTCATTGAGTCTGTTCCTGCTGGTAACCGCGCTGTATCTGTTTGCCAGCACTGCCCTGGGCATCTTCCTCGCTACCCTCGCCCGCTCGACGCCGCAGTTTGGCTTGCTGGCGATCCCGGTGATTATTCCGATGCTGCTGTTGTCAGGCGGCAGTACGCCGCTGGACAGCATGCCCGAATGGTTGCAATGGGTGATGCAGGGCTCGCCATCCACACATTTTGTGAGTTTGAGTGCGGCGATTCTGTTTCGCGATGCGGGGGTGAGCGTGGTGTGGCCGGATTTGCTAGCGCTGGCGGGGATTGGCTTGTTGTTTTTTGCGGTGGCGTTGGCGCGGTTCAGGAAGAGTCTGGCCTCTTAA
- a CDS encoding YecA family protein → MPIQNSPYDAFSKLLSSSGHPCSPAELHGVLLGRSCTGVGFDADNWLADVAELLETEPTENVRNALIGLQEMVKGELTGDDVTVVLLLPTDDAPLTERAAALGQWCQGFLHGFGVNAGGLELSTDAKEVLQDLAAISQVQDALEESEDGEGDYMEVMEYLRVAPLLLFTETKKSAEPAAVKPSLH, encoded by the coding sequence ATGCCTATTCAGAATTCCCCGTACGACGCTTTTTCCAAACTGCTGAGCTCCAGCGGTCACCCTTGCTCGCCTGCCGAACTGCATGGCGTGCTGCTGGGCCGTAGCTGCACCGGTGTCGGCTTTGACGCCGACAACTGGCTGGCCGACGTCGCCGAGCTGCTGGAAACCGAGCCTACCGAAAACGTGCGCAACGCGTTGATCGGCTTGCAAGAAATGGTTAAAGGCGAGCTGACCGGTGATGACGTCACCGTAGTCCTGCTGCTGCCAACCGATGATGCGCCGCTCACCGAGCGTGCTGCTGCACTGGGTCAATGGTGCCAGGGCTTCCTCCATGGCTTTGGCGTGAACGCCGGCGGCCTGGAGTTGAGCACCGACGCCAAGGAAGTGTTGCAGGACCTGGCAGCCATCTCCCAGGTGCAAGACGCCCTGGAAGAGTCCGAAGACGGCGAAGGCGACTATATGGAAGTCATGGAATACCTGCGCGTCGCGCCGCTGCTGCTGTTCACCGAGACCAAAAAGTCTGCTGAACCCGCAGCAGTCAAGCCGTCGCTGCACTAA
- a CDS encoding 5-formyltetrahydrofolate cyclo-ligase, with amino-acid sequence MTEPAPLSRPQLRRMLRNARRALTPGEQRQAALGLYRQLAQHPLFRRAKHIALYLPTDGEIDPRLLLRAAQRRGKATYLPVLSAWPRTKMVFQRVRPREKLAPNRFGILEPQVNIGRQRKVWALDLVLLPLVGFDDAGGRLGMGGGFYDRSLAYLARRSSWRKPTLLGLAHECQKVERLAQASWDVPLNGTVTDKKWYIAEGTPLESTAPK; translated from the coding sequence ATGACCGAACCTGCGCCGCTTTCCCGTCCGCAACTTCGACGCATGTTGCGCAATGCCCGCCGCGCCCTGACGCCGGGCGAGCAGCGCCAGGCAGCTCTTGGCCTGTATCGGCAACTGGCACAGCACCCGCTGTTTCGCCGGGCCAAACATATTGCTTTATACCTACCAACGGATGGCGAAATCGATCCGCGCTTGCTGCTGCGCGCTGCCCAGCGCCGGGGCAAGGCCACCTACCTGCCGGTGCTCAGCGCCTGGCCACGGACCAAGATGGTGTTCCAACGGGTACGTCCCCGGGAAAAACTTGCGCCCAATCGCTTCGGCATTCTTGAGCCACAGGTCAATATCGGGCGCCAGCGCAAGGTCTGGGCACTGGACCTGGTGCTGCTGCCATTGGTGGGTTTCGATGATGCGGGCGGGCGGCTGGGCATGGGCGGCGGCTTTTACGATCGCAGCCTGGCGTACCTGGCGCGCCGCTCGTCGTGGCGCAAGCCGACGCTGCTGGGCCTGGCCCATGAATGTCAGAAAGTCGAACGACTGGCACAGGCCAGCTGGGACGTGCCGTTGAATGGCACCGTTACCGATAAGAAGTGGTATATCGCAGAGGGGACGCCGCTGGAATCAACGGCGCCGAAATAG
- a CDS encoding flagellar basal body-associated protein FliL: MKAWILLMLALMLPMAAHAEEAKEGEAPKVSYYSLTPPFVGNYALDGGPKLRVYKADVALRVTGPEAAAAIKANEPLIRNQLVALFTQQTVESMGSVEGKEKLRQEALKQTQQVMNDETGKPVVEDLLFNNLIIQ; the protein is encoded by the coding sequence GTGAAAGCGTGGATCCTGTTGATGCTGGCCCTGATGTTGCCGATGGCAGCCCATGCCGAAGAAGCCAAGGAAGGCGAAGCGCCGAAGGTCAGCTACTACAGCCTGACGCCGCCTTTTGTGGGCAACTACGCCCTGGATGGCGGTCCGAAACTGCGGGTGTACAAAGCGGATGTGGCCCTGCGTGTGACCGGCCCCGAAGCGGCGGCGGCGATCAAGGCCAATGAGCCGTTGATCCGCAACCAGCTGGTGGCGTTGTTTACCCAGCAGACTGTCGAGAGCATGGGCAGTGTCGAGGGTAAGGAAAAGTTGCGTCAGGAAGCGTTGAAGCAGACGCAACAAGTGATGAATGACGAGACGGGCAAGCCGGTGGTTGAGGATTTGTTGTTTAACAATCTGATTATCCAGTAA
- a CDS encoding TIGR02449 family protein produces MEDADLQALMARLELLITRVEQLKSQNGLLLAQEKTWREERAHLIEKNEIARRKVESMISRLKALEQDS; encoded by the coding sequence ATGGAAGACGCCGACTTGCAAGCGCTGATGGCCAGACTCGAATTGCTAATTACCCGGGTCGAGCAACTAAAGAGTCAAAACGGACTCCTATTAGCTCAGGAAAAGACCTGGCGCGAGGAACGCGCTCACCTCATTGAAAAAAACGAAATCGCCCGGCGTAAGGTCGAGTCGATGATTTCGCGCCTGAAGGCCCTGGAGCAAGACTCATGA
- the pepP gene encoding Xaa-Pro aminopeptidase codes for MIHIPKAEYTRRRKALMAQMEPNSIAILPAAAVAIRNRDVEHVYRQDSDFQYLSGFPEPQAVIVLMPGRIHGEYVLFCRERNAERELWDGLRAGTEGAIREYGADDAFPITDIDDILPGLIEGRDRVYSAMGSNAEFDRHLMEWINVIRSKAHLGAQPPNEFVALDHLLHDMRLYKSAAEVKVMREAARISCAAHIRAMQASRPGLHEFSLEAELDYEFRRGGAKMPAYGSIVASGRNSCILHYQQNDAVLKDGDLVLIDAGCEIDCYASDITRTWPVNGKFSAEQKAIYEVVLASQEAAFAQIAPNKHWNQAHEATVHVITAGLVKLGLLQGEVDELIASEAYKAFYMHRAGHWLGMDVHDVGEYKVGGEWRVLEVGMALTVEPGIYIAPDNQNVAKKWRGIGVRIEDDVVVTKQGCEILTGGVPKTVAEIEALMAAAR; via the coding sequence ATGATCCATATCCCCAAAGCGGAATACACCCGCCGCCGCAAGGCGCTCATGGCGCAGATGGAACCCAACAGCATCGCGATCCTGCCGGCCGCCGCCGTGGCGATCCGCAACCGCGATGTCGAACACGTCTACCGCCAGGACAGCGACTTCCAGTACCTGAGCGGCTTCCCCGAGCCCCAGGCAGTGATTGTGTTGATGCCTGGGCGCATTCACGGCGAGTACGTGCTGTTCTGCCGTGAACGCAATGCCGAGCGCGAATTGTGGGACGGCCTGCGCGCCGGTACCGAAGGCGCGATTCGCGAATACGGCGCCGACGATGCCTTCCCGATCACCGATATCGACGACATCCTGCCCGGCCTGATCGAAGGTCGCGACCGGGTGTATTCGGCCATGGGCAGCAATGCCGAGTTCGACCGGCACCTGATGGAGTGGATCAACGTGATCCGCTCCAAGGCGCACCTCGGTGCGCAGCCGCCGAACGAATTCGTTGCCCTGGATCATCTGCTGCACGACATGCGCCTGTATAAATCCGCCGCAGAAGTGAAGGTCATGCGCGAAGCCGCACGGATTTCCTGCGCGGCCCATATCCGGGCAATGCAGGCCAGCCGCCCGGGGTTGCATGAATTCAGCCTGGAAGCCGAGCTGGACTACGAGTTCCGCCGGGGCGGGGCGAAGATGCCGGCCTATGGCTCCATCGTCGCTTCGGGGCGCAACAGCTGCATCCTGCACTACCAGCAGAATGATGCGGTGCTCAAGGACGGTGACCTGGTGCTGATCGACGCCGGTTGTGAAATCGACTGCTATGCCAGCGATATCACCCGTACCTGGCCGGTCAACGGCAAGTTTTCCGCCGAGCAGAAGGCGATCTACGAAGTGGTGCTGGCCTCCCAGGAAGCCGCCTTTGCGCAGATCGCGCCGAACAAACACTGGAACCAGGCCCATGAGGCGACGGTGCACGTCATCACCGCCGGGCTGGTGAAGCTGGGCTTGTTGCAAGGTGAGGTGGACGAGTTGATCGCCAGCGAAGCCTACAAGGCGTTCTATATGCACCGCGCCGGGCACTGGCTGGGCATGGATGTGCATGATGTGGGCGAGTACAAGGTCGGCGGCGAGTGGCGGGTGCTGGAAGTGGGCATGGCCCTGACCGTGGAGCCGGGCATCTACATTGCCCCGGATAACCAGAATGTGGCAAAGAAATGGCGTGGCATAGGCGTGCGCATCGAGGATGACGTGGTGGTGACCAAGCAAGGCTGTGAAATTCTGACCGGTGGCGTGCCCAAGACCGTGGCCGAGATTGAAGCACTGATGGCGGCCGCCCGATGA
- a CDS encoding NADPH:quinone oxidoreductase family protein — protein sequence MKAVLCKAFGPAETLVLEDVESPAIKKNEILLDVHAAGVNFPDTLIIEGKYQFKPPFPFSPGGEAAGVVSEVGEKVSHLKVGDRVMALTGWGSFAEQVAVPGYNVLPIPPSMDFNTAAAFSMTYGTSMHALKQRGHLAAGETLLVLGASGGVGLAAVEIGKAMGARVIAAASSADKLAVAKAAGADELINYSESNLKDEIKRLTDGNGADVIYDPVGGDLFDQAIRAIAWNGRLLVVGFASGRIPELPVNLALLKGAAVVGVFWGSFAQRQPQDNAANFQQLFGWYAEGKLKPLVSQVYPLDNAAQAINDLGQRKAVGKVVVQVRQ from the coding sequence ATGAAAGCCGTGCTGTGCAAAGCCTTCGGCCCTGCCGAAACCCTGGTGTTGGAAGACGTCGAAAGCCCGGCGATCAAGAAGAACGAGATCCTGCTGGACGTCCATGCCGCCGGGGTGAATTTCCCGGACACGCTGATCATCGAGGGCAAGTACCAGTTCAAACCGCCCTTCCCGTTCTCGCCGGGCGGCGAAGCGGCTGGGGTGGTCAGCGAAGTCGGGGAAAAGGTCAGCCACCTGAAGGTCGGCGACCGGGTCATGGCGCTGACCGGCTGGGGCAGCTTTGCCGAGCAGGTCGCGGTACCGGGCTATAACGTGCTGCCGATTCCGCCGAGCATGGATTTCAACACCGCTGCCGCCTTCAGCATGACCTACGGCACCTCGATGCACGCCCTCAAGCAGCGTGGCCACCTGGCCGCTGGCGAGACCCTGCTGGTACTGGGCGCGTCCGGTGGCGTGGGCCTGGCTGCCGTGGAGATCGGCAAGGCCATGGGTGCCCGGGTGATTGCCGCCGCCAGCAGTGCCGACAAGCTGGCCGTGGCCAAGGCGGCGGGCGCCGATGAATTGATCAACTACAGCGAAAGCAACCTCAAGGATGAGATCAAGCGCCTGACCGATGGCAACGGTGCCGATGTGATCTATGACCCGGTAGGGGGCGACCTGTTTGACCAGGCCATCCGCGCCATTGCCTGGAACGGCCGTCTGTTGGTGGTGGGGTTTGCCAGCGGGCGTATCCCCGAGCTGCCGGTGAACCTGGCGCTGCTCAAGGGCGCAGCGGTGGTCGGGGTGTTCTGGGGCTCGTTTGCCCAGCGCCAGCCGCAGGATAACGCGGCGAATTTCCAGCAGCTGTTTGGTTGGTATGCCGAGGGGAAGTTGAAGCCGCTGGTGTCGCAGGTGTATCCGCTGGACAACGCGGCGCAGGCGATCAATGACCTGGGGCAGCGCAAGGCAGTGGGCAAGGTGGTCGTGCAGGTCCGCCAGTGA
- a CDS encoding cell division protein ZapA, whose translation MSSSNSVTVQILDKEYSIICPQEERSNLVSAARYLDGKMREIRSSGKVIGADRIAVMAALNITHDLLHKQERPDVQASGSTREQVRDLLERVDLVLSSDSDVPKG comes from the coding sequence ATGAGTTCAAGCAATAGCGTCACCGTGCAGATTCTCGACAAAGAGTATTCGATCATCTGCCCCCAGGAAGAGCGCAGCAACCTGGTGAGCGCCGCCCGCTACCTGGATGGCAAGATGCGTGAAATCCGCAGCAGCGGCAAAGTCATCGGTGCCGACCGTATCGCCGTGATGGCCGCCCTGAACATTACCCACGATTTGCTGCATAAGCAGGAGCGCCCTGACGTACAGGCCAGCGGCTCGACACGCGAGCAGGTGCGTGACCTGCTGGAACGTGTGGATCTGGTGCTTTCCAGCGATTCAGACGTACCCAAGGGCTGA